A genomic region of Chloracidobacterium sp. contains the following coding sequences:
- a CDS encoding strawberry notch C-terminal domain-containing protein, with protein sequence MHKRIAVMLPEVASTGDSLHAGKSVGNQQRRLHIAAELKWSADKQIQDFKYYIGRACKGTTSLSQSSLNSEGREKGSPQSML encoded by the coding sequence GTGCATAAGAGGATTGCCGTGATGCTGCCCGAGGTGGCATCGACCGGCGACAGTCTTCATGCAGGCAAATCTGTCGGAAACCAGCAGAGACGGCTTCATATCGCAGCCGAATTGAAATGGTCCGCTGATAAGCAGATCCAGGACTTCAAGTATTACATCGGACGGGCCTGTAAGGGTACCACCAGTCTATCTCAGTCTTCACTGAACTCGGAGGGGCGAGAAAAAGGTTCTCCTCAATCCATGCTTTGA
- a CDS encoding strawberry notch family protein produces the protein MIAETSRSSLSLELPPGFVTGHGFQRRPVGDRKAGNAIERIIYAGQAASSVLRTVSRAGISIGDGTGTGKTATLAGVILDNWFQRRRWSVGLL, from the coding sequence GTGATTGCTGAAACCTCCAGGTCTTCGCTATCGTTGGAACTGCCACCGGGCTTCGTTACCGGCCACGGCTTCCAAAGGAGACCTGTCGGAGACCGGAAAGCTGGCAATGCAATTGAGAGGATCATTTATGCGGGACAGGCGGCGAGCAGCGTCTTGCGGACGGTTTCGCGTGCGGGTATAAGCATCGGCGACGGAACTGGAACCGGCAAGACGGCGACGCTTGCGGGAGTCATTCTGGACAACTGGTTCCAGAGACGGCGGTGGTCCGTCGGGCTTTTGTAA